The Listeria monocytogenes genome window below encodes:
- the rplN gene encoding 50S ribosomal protein L14 yields MIQQESRMKVADNSGAREVLTIKVLGGSGRKTANIGDVVVCTVKQATPGGVVKKGEVVKAVIVRTKSGARRQDGSYIKFDENACVIIRDDKSPRGTRIFGPVARELRENNFMKIVSLAPEVL; encoded by the coding sequence ATGATTCAACAAGAAAGTCGTATGAAAGTGGCTGATAACTCTGGTGCTCGTGAAGTATTAACTATTAAAGTACTAGGTGGATCAGGACGCAAAACTGCTAACATTGGCGATGTTGTCGTGTGTACCGTTAAACAAGCAACACCAGGCGGCGTTGTCAAAAAAGGTGAAGTTGTTAAAGCAGTAATCGTTCGTACTAAGAGTGGAGCACGTCGTCAAGACGGTTCTTACATCAAGTTTGATGAAAATGCATGTGTCATTATCCGTGACGATAAAAGTCCTCGTGGAACACGTATTTTTGGACCTGTTGCTCGCGAACTTCGTGAAAACAACTTTATGAAGATCGTTTCTTTAGCTCCAGAAGTTCTTTAA
- the rpsQ gene encoding 30S ribosomal protein S17, producing MADRNQRKVYTGRVVSDKMDKTITVVVETYKKHGLYGKRVKYSKKFKAHDENNIAKTGDVVRISETRPLSATKHFRLLEVVEEAVII from the coding sequence ATGGCTGACCGTAACCAACGTAAAGTTTATACTGGTCGTGTTGTATCCGATAAAATGGATAAAACAATTACCGTGGTTGTTGAAACGTACAAGAAACATGGTTTGTACGGTAAACGCGTGAAGTATTCTAAAAAATTCAAAGCGCATGATGAAAATAACATTGCAAAAACTGGCGATGTAGTTCGTATTTCCGAAACTCGTCCATTGTCTGCAACTAAACATTTCCGTTTACTAGAAGTTGTAGAAGAAGCAGTAATTATCTAA
- the rpmC gene encoding 50S ribosomal protein L29 gives MKANDIRDLSTTEIQDQEKALKEELFNLRFQLATGQLENTARIREVRKAIARMKTIVRERELA, from the coding sequence ATGAAAGCTAATGATATCCGTGATTTATCCACTACCGAAATCCAAGATCAAGAAAAAGCTTTGAAAGAAGAGCTCTTCAACCTGCGCTTTCAATTAGCTACTGGTCAATTAGAAAACACCGCACGTATTCGTGAGGTTCGTAAAGCAATTGCCCGTATGAAAACAATCGTTCGAGAAAGAGAACTTGCTTAA
- the rplP gene encoding 50S ribosomal protein L16, with product MLVPKRVKYRREFRGNMRGRAKGGTEVAFGEYGLQAVEASWITNRQIEAARIAMTRYMKRGGKVWIKIFPHKSYTSKPIGVRMGKGKGAPEGWVSPVKRGKIMFEIAGVPEDVAREALRLAAHKLPVKTKIVKREEIGGEANES from the coding sequence ATGTTAGTTCCTAAACGTGTAAAATACCGTCGTGAATTCCGCGGAAACATGCGTGGACGCGCGAAAGGCGGAACTGAAGTTGCATTTGGTGAATACGGTCTTCAAGCAGTTGAAGCTTCTTGGATTACAAACCGTCAAATCGAAGCAGCTCGTATCGCAATGACTCGTTACATGAAACGTGGCGGTAAAGTTTGGATTAAAATTTTCCCTCATAAATCTTACACTTCTAAACCAATCGGGGTTCGGATGGGTAAAGGTAAAGGTGCTCCGGAAGGTTGGGTAAGCCCAGTCAAACGTGGCAAAATTATGTTTGAAATCGCAGGTGTTCCTGAAGATGTAGCGCGTGAAGCATTACGTCTAGCAGCACACAAACTGCCGGTCAAAACTAAGATCGTTAAACGTGAAGAAATTGGTGGTGAAGCAAATGAAAGCTAA
- the rpsC gene encoding 30S ribosomal protein S3: MGQKVHPIGMRIGVIRDWDSKWYAEKDYADFLHEDLRIRDYVAKRLSDASVSRVEIERAANRVNITIHTAKPGMVIGKGGSEVEALRKNLNELTQKRVHINIVEIKRADLDAKLVAENIARQLEGRVSFRRAQKQAIQRTMRAGAKGIKTQVSGRLGGADIARAEHYSEGTVPLHTLRADIDYAWEEADTTYGKLGVKVWIYRGEVLPTKKNNVEGGK, from the coding sequence GTGGGTCAAAAAGTACATCCAATAGGTATGCGTATCGGTGTCATCCGTGATTGGGACTCCAAATGGTACGCGGAAAAAGATTATGCGGACTTCTTACATGAAGATTTACGCATCCGTGATTACGTTGCAAAACGTCTATCTGACGCTTCTGTTTCTCGTGTAGAAATCGAACGTGCAGCTAACCGTGTGAATATCACTATTCATACTGCAAAACCTGGTATGGTTATCGGTAAAGGTGGTTCTGAAGTTGAAGCATTACGCAAAAACTTAAACGAACTTACTCAAAAACGTGTTCATATCAACATCGTAGAAATCAAACGTGCTGACCTAGACGCAAAATTGGTTGCTGAAAATATCGCTCGTCAATTGGAAGGTCGTGTATCTTTCCGTCGTGCGCAAAAACAAGCTATCCAACGTACTATGCGTGCTGGAGCAAAAGGTATCAAAACTCAAGTATCTGGTCGTCTTGGCGGAGCGGATATCGCTCGTGCTGAACACTATAGCGAAGGAACAGTACCTCTTCATACATTGCGTGCCGACATCGACTACGCATGGGAAGAAGCTGACACAACTTATGGTAAACTAGGCGTTAAAGTCTGGATCTACCGCGGTGAAGTCCTTCCTACGAAGAAAAACAATGTGGAAGGAGGAAAATAA
- the rplV gene encoding 50S ribosomal protein L22, translating to MASEVTSAKAVAKTVRIAPRKARIVIDLIRGKQVGEAIAILKYTPRSASPIIEKVLKSAIANAEHNYDLDINNLVVEEAFVDEGPTLKRFRPRAQGRASAINKRTSHITVVVSEVKEG from the coding sequence ATGGCAAGTGAAGTTACAAGCGCAAAAGCCGTTGCCAAAACGGTTCGTATTGCTCCTCGCAAAGCTAGAATCGTCATTGATTTAATTCGAGGCAAGCAAGTTGGCGAAGCAATTGCAATCTTGAAGTATACTCCAAGATCAGCTTCCCCAATTATTGAAAAAGTATTAAAATCTGCTATTGCTAACGCAGAGCATAACTATGATTTAGACATTAACAACCTTGTAGTAGAGGAAGCATTTGTTGACGAAGGTCCAACACTTAAACGTTTCCGTCCACGTGCACAAGGTCGTGCAAGTGCAATCAACAAACGTACTAGCCACATTACAGTTGTGGTATCTGAAGTGAAGGAGGGATAA
- the rpsS gene encoding 30S ribosomal protein S19, which yields MGRSLKKGPFVDDHLMKKVEAAAESEKKQVIKTWSRRSTIFPTFVGQTIAVYDGRKHVPVYVQEDMVGHKLGEFAPTRTYRGHAGDDKKTKR from the coding sequence ATGGGTCGTAGTTTGAAAAAAGGACCTTTTGTTGATGACCACTTGATGAAGAAAGTGGAAGCAGCAGCAGAAAGCGAAAAGAAACAAGTAATTAAAACTTGGTCTCGTCGCTCCACGATTTTCCCAACTTTTGTTGGACAAACAATCGCAGTATATGATGGACGTAAACACGTTCCTGTTTATGTTCAAGAAGATATGGTAGGACACAAACTGGGCGAATTCGCACCAACTCGTACGTACCGCGGTCATGCGGGCGACGATAAAAAAACTAAACGCTAA
- the rplB gene encoding 50S ribosomal protein L2, which produces MAIKKYKPTTNGRRHMTSSDFAEITTSTPEKSLLRPLKKKAGRNNQGKLTVRHHGGGHKRQYRVIDFKRNKDGIPGRVATIEYDPNRSANIALINYADGEKRYIIAAKGLEVGQTIYSGAEADIKIGNALELKDIPVGTVIHNIEMKPGKGGQLVRSAGTSAQVLGKEGKYVLIRLNSGEVRMILATCRATIGQVGNEQHELINIGKAGRSRWMGKRPTVRGSVMNPNDHPHGGGEGKAPIGRKSPMSPWGKPTLGYKTRKKNNNSDKFIVRRRKKK; this is translated from the coding sequence ATGGCGATCAAAAAGTATAAACCTACCACTAACGGGCGCCGGCACATGACTAGTTCTGATTTCGCTGAGATTACTACAAGTACTCCAGAAAAATCTTTACTACGTCCTCTTAAAAAGAAAGCCGGACGCAATAACCAAGGTAAGTTAACTGTTCGTCATCACGGCGGTGGCCATAAACGCCAATACCGCGTGATTGATTTCAAACGTAACAAAGATGGTATTCCTGGACGCGTTGCAACGATCGAGTACGATCCAAACCGTTCTGCTAATATTGCTCTAATCAACTATGCTGATGGAGAAAAACGCTACATCATCGCAGCAAAAGGCCTTGAAGTAGGTCAAACAATTTATTCAGGAGCAGAAGCTGATATCAAAATCGGTAATGCACTAGAATTAAAAGATATTCCAGTGGGTACTGTTATCCACAATATCGAAATGAAACCTGGTAAAGGTGGACAATTAGTACGTTCTGCTGGAACAAGTGCTCAAGTACTTGGTAAAGAAGGTAAATACGTATTAATCCGCTTAAACTCCGGTGAAGTTCGCATGATTCTTGCTACTTGTCGTGCTACAATCGGTCAAGTTGGTAACGAACAACACGAACTCATCAACATTGGTAAAGCAGGTCGTTCACGTTGGATGGGTAAACGCCCAACTGTTCGTGGATCTGTAATGAACCCGAACGATCACCCACACGGTGGTGGTGAAGGTAAAGCTCCAATCGGCCGTAAATCGCCAATGTCTCCATGGGGTAAACCAACTCTTGGATACAAAACACGTAAGAAAAACAACAACTCCGATAAATTTATCGTACGTCGTCGTAAGAAAAAATAA
- the rplW gene encoding 50S ribosomal protein L23 — MDARDIIKRPVVTEESTSILDDKKYTFEVDTRATKTQVKYAIEEIFDVKVAKVNVMNYKGKLKRMGRYAGYTNKRRKAIVTVTADSKEIQFFEV; from the coding sequence ATGGATGCACGCGACATCATTAAGCGCCCAGTTGTAACTGAAGAATCTACAAGCATTCTCGACGATAAGAAATATACATTTGAAGTAGATACTCGCGCAACTAAAACGCAAGTAAAATACGCAATTGAAGAAATTTTCGACGTAAAAGTTGCTAAAGTAAACGTAATGAATTACAAAGGCAAACTTAAACGTATGGGCCGTTATGCAGGTTACACTAACAAACGCCGTAAAGCGATTGTTACTGTTACAGCTGACAGCAAAGAAATTCAATTCTTTGAAGTATAA
- the rplD gene encoding 50S ribosomal protein L4, with product MPKLSLLKQDGTNAGEITLNDTVFGIEPNEKVVVDVILSQRASLRQGTHKVKNRSEVRGGGRKPWRQKGTGRARQGSIRSPQWRGGGVVFGPTPRSYAYKLPKKVRRLAIKSILSSKVNEEKLVVLEGLTFDAPKTKEFAAFLKNISVDTKALIVVAGESENVELSARNLQGITVIPAESISVLEVAKHDKLIITKAAVEKVEEVLA from the coding sequence ATGCCAAAATTAAGCTTACTTAAACAAGATGGAACAAACGCTGGCGAAATTACTTTAAACGACACTGTTTTCGGTATTGAACCAAATGAAAAAGTTGTTGTTGATGTGATTTTGAGCCAACGTGCATCCCTACGTCAAGGGACTCACAAAGTAAAAAATCGTTCAGAAGTACGTGGTGGCGGACGTAAACCATGGCGTCAAAAAGGTACAGGTCGTGCCCGTCAAGGTTCAATCCGTTCCCCACAATGGCGCGGCGGTGGTGTCGTATTCGGCCCAACACCTCGTTCATATGCTTACAAATTACCTAAGAAAGTTCGTCGTTTAGCGATTAAATCAATTCTTTCTTCTAAAGTAAATGAAGAAAAATTAGTTGTACTTGAAGGTTTGACTTTCGATGCACCTAAAACAAAAGAATTTGCGGCTTTTCTTAAAAATATCTCTGTAGATACTAAGGCACTAATCGTAGTTGCTGGTGAAAGTGAAAATGTAGAATTATCTGCACGCAACTTACAAGGCATTACAGTTATTCCAGCTGAAAGTATCTCAGTACTAGAAGTTGCTAAACATGATAAATTAATTATCACTAAAGCAGCTGTCGAAAAAGTAGAGGAGGTGCTCGCATAA
- the rplC gene encoding 50S ribosomal protein L3: MTKGILGRKVGMTQVFTENGELIPVTVIEAAQNVVLQKKTVETDGYEAVQIGFEDKRAILSNKPEQGHVAKANTTPKRFIREFRDVNLDEYEIGAEVKVDVFAEGDIIDATGVSKGKGFQGVIKRHGQSRGPMAHGSRYHRRPGSMGPVAPNRVFKNKLLPGRMGGEQITIQNLEIVKVDVEKNVLLVKGNVPGAKKALVQIKTATKAK, from the coding sequence ATGACCAAAGGAATCTTAGGTAGAAAAGTAGGGATGACACAAGTTTTCACTGAAAACGGCGAACTTATTCCAGTGACAGTAATCGAAGCAGCACAAAACGTGGTACTTCAAAAGAAAACTGTTGAAACTGACGGCTATGAAGCTGTACAAATCGGTTTCGAAGATAAGAGAGCAATTTTGTCAAACAAACCCGAACAAGGTCATGTAGCAAAAGCCAATACTACTCCTAAGCGCTTCATTCGCGAATTCCGCGATGTAAACTTAGACGAGTATGAGATTGGTGCAGAAGTAAAAGTAGACGTATTCGCAGAAGGTGACATCATCGACGCGACAGGCGTATCGAAAGGTAAAGGATTCCAAGGTGTTATTAAACGCCACGGACAATCACGCGGCCCTATGGCCCACGGTTCCCGTTACCATCGTCGCCCAGGTTCAATGGGTCCAGTAGCACCTAACCGTGTTTTCAAAAATAAACTACTTCCAGGTCGTATGGGTGGAGAACAAATCACTATCCAAAACCTAGAAATCGTTAAAGTAGACGTTGAAAAGAACGTTCTTTTAGTAAAAGGTAACGTTCCAGGCGCTAAAAAAGCATTAGTTCAAATTAAAACTGCTACTAAAGCAAAATAA
- the rpsJ gene encoding 30S ribosomal protein S10 yields MAKQKIRIRLKAYDHRILDQSAEKIVETAKRSGASVSGPIPLPTEKSIYTVLRAVHKYKDSREQFEMRTHKRLIDIVNPTPQTVDSLMRLDLPSGVDIEIKL; encoded by the coding sequence ATGGCAAAACAAAAAATTCGTATTCGTTTAAAAGCTTATGATCACCGTATTTTGGATCAATCAGCAGAAAAGATTGTAGAAACAGCGAAACGCTCAGGTGCTTCTGTATCTGGTCCGATTCCACTTCCAACAGAGAAGTCAATCTACACAGTCTTGCGTGCGGTCCACAAATATAAAGACTCTCGTGAGCAATTCGAAATGCGTACACACAAACGTTTAATCGACATCGTTAATCCAACACCACAAACAGTTGATAGCTTGATGCGTTTAGACTTGCCAAGCGGTGTGGACATCGAAATCAAACTATAA
- the fmnA gene encoding FAD export ECF transporter transmembrane subunit FmnA, with protein MIEKLILGRFVPGESLIHGLDARTKLLAGFYYIGILFLANNWWTYALMVLFTLMVVQMTGIKLKVFIKGVKPLIWLILFTVVMQILFASGGTIYFDWGPFTISSFGLLNGVFVFLRFVLIIIMSTVITLTTTPMNLTDAIAYILRPFAVLKVPVNDIALMISVALRFIPTLMGETDKIMKAQRARGVDFGEGNLFEQMKVVVPIFIPLFVSSFNRAEELADAMEARGYQGGEGRTRFRILHWHFGDLIAACIMILLTAGLVILRTS; from the coding sequence ATGATAGAAAAACTAATATTAGGTCGTTTTGTTCCAGGGGAGTCCTTGATTCATGGTCTGGATGCGCGAACGAAACTTTTAGCAGGTTTTTATTATATCGGTATTTTATTTTTAGCGAATAACTGGTGGACATACGCATTGATGGTTTTGTTCACACTCATGGTCGTTCAAATGACAGGCATCAAGTTAAAGGTGTTTATAAAAGGTGTAAAACCCCTTATTTGGCTAATTTTATTTACAGTAGTAATGCAAATACTCTTCGCAAGTGGTGGAACGATTTATTTTGATTGGGGTCCGTTTACAATCTCTTCATTTGGGCTTTTAAACGGTGTATTTGTATTTTTGCGCTTTGTCTTAATTATCATTATGTCGACCGTTATCACGCTCACAACGACGCCTATGAACCTGACAGACGCAATTGCTTACATCCTTCGTCCGTTTGCAGTACTCAAAGTGCCGGTGAACGACATTGCGTTAATGATTTCGGTGGCGCTTCGTTTTATTCCAACGCTCATGGGAGAAACAGATAAAATCATGAAAGCGCAGCGAGCTCGTGGAGTGGATTTTGGTGAAGGCAATCTTTTCGAACAAATGAAAGTAGTTGTCCCAATTTTTATTCCGCTATTTGTTAGTTCATTTAACCGCGCGGAAGAATTAGCGGATGCAATGGAAGCACGAGGTTATCAAGGTGGCGAAGGTCGCACACGATTCCGAATACTGCATTGGCATTTCGGGGATCTAATTGCTGCATGTATAATGATACTTTTAACTGCGGGACTTGTAATACTAAGAACTTCTTAA
- the menA gene encoding 1,4-dihydroxy-2-naphthoate polyprenyltransferase, with product MSIPSFLKLVEIQTKIASVFPFMLGTLFVVYQYDMFKLVNTLIFFGSMLIFDLTTTAINNYMDYRKATDNHDYDYRTTSNVIGQEQIPVRTVIITIFLMFFIATGLGVWLVFRTDLLVLLIGFVCFCIGILYTFGPVPLSRMPLGEIFSGVTMGFGIFFLAVYVNAYDAGIANLLWQGEMVTIQFNLIEIIRIGVVSLPCIFTIANIMLANNLCDLDEDIRNHRYTLPYYIGRKMGVLLFNVLYYASFLAVVISVAINFLHPIMLLSLITIYPVYRNLVKFNKEQVKSKTFVIGIRNFVLINATLTILMAVSVALQQLT from the coding sequence ATGTCAATACCATCGTTTCTAAAGTTGGTTGAAATCCAAACGAAGATAGCTAGTGTTTTTCCGTTTATGTTAGGAACGCTATTCGTTGTGTATCAATATGATATGTTCAAACTTGTAAATACGCTGATATTTTTCGGATCTATGCTCATATTTGACTTGACTACAACAGCAATTAATAACTATATGGATTACCGCAAAGCAACAGATAATCATGACTACGATTATCGAACTACCAGCAATGTAATCGGGCAAGAGCAAATTCCGGTGCGAACAGTAATTATAACTATTTTCTTAATGTTTTTCATTGCGACTGGGTTAGGTGTTTGGCTAGTTTTTCGCACGGATTTATTAGTGCTCTTAATTGGGTTTGTCTGTTTTTGCATAGGTATCTTATATACATTCGGCCCTGTACCGCTCTCTCGTATGCCATTAGGTGAAATTTTTTCAGGTGTAACGATGGGGTTCGGGATTTTCTTCTTAGCTGTATATGTAAATGCATATGATGCAGGAATCGCGAATTTGCTTTGGCAAGGAGAAATGGTGACGATTCAGTTCAATCTAATAGAAATCATTCGAATAGGTGTGGTATCCTTACCATGTATTTTCACGATTGCTAATATCATGCTCGCAAATAATCTTTGTGATTTGGATGAAGATATCAGGAATCACCGTTATACACTCCCATACTATATAGGAAGAAAAATGGGTGTCCTGTTATTTAACGTGCTGTATTATGCTTCGTTTTTGGCGGTGGTTATTTCAGTAGCTATAAACTTCTTGCATCCAATCATGTTGCTATCTCTTATAACAATCTATCCAGTGTATCGTAACCTAGTAAAATTCAATAAAGAGCAAGTAAAGTCGAAAACATTTGTCATTGGTATTCGTAATTTCGTATTAATTAATGCGACGTTGACGATTTTAATGGCAGTAAGTGTAGCGCTTCAACAATTGACATAA
- a CDS encoding FAD:protein FMN transferase, giving the protein MKKWKIIISVIILALVVSACGNSSKETKKEPSDSKNLMDQPYSKTDFLMGTVVTLKIYDKGKEDVLDKGFDRIKDLAAKITTSDSGKTSEVDKINEQAGKKPVKVSKDVYYLIQEGLKYSENSGGSFDITIGPLTSLWHIGFSDARKPSQAEIDAVLPLINYKDVKMNDEDQTVYLEKEGMELDLGAIAKGYITDETLKVFKANKVTTSIIDLGGNIYVQGNNPNGNKWNVGIQDPFSPRGSVIGKLPESNMSIVTSGIYERYLEVDGKTYHHILDPKTGYPFDNDIAGVSIVSKKSIDGDGLSTATFSKGIKGGMDYIEQFEGVDAIFISKEKKVYETSGLKGQFELTDKNFQMDTLKK; this is encoded by the coding sequence ATGAAGAAATGGAAAATAATAATTTCAGTTATCATATTGGCACTTGTAGTATCAGCGTGCGGAAATTCTAGTAAAGAAACAAAAAAAGAACCAAGCGATTCAAAAAATTTAATGGATCAACCATACTCTAAAACGGACTTTCTGATGGGCACAGTTGTAACGCTTAAAATTTATGACAAAGGCAAAGAAGACGTCCTTGATAAAGGCTTCGATCGAATCAAAGATCTAGCTGCCAAAATTACCACAAGTGATTCAGGAAAAACTTCTGAAGTAGATAAAATCAACGAACAAGCTGGTAAAAAGCCAGTGAAAGTATCTAAAGACGTATACTACTTAATTCAAGAAGGCCTTAAATACTCTGAGAACTCCGGTGGTAGCTTTGATATTACGATTGGGCCGTTAACTTCTCTATGGCACATCGGTTTTTCTGATGCTCGAAAACCTTCCCAAGCAGAGATAGACGCAGTGTTACCATTAATTAACTACAAAGACGTTAAAATGAATGATGAAGATCAAACGGTTTATCTGGAAAAAGAAGGCATGGAACTCGATTTAGGTGCAATTGCTAAAGGTTACATTACCGATGAAACATTAAAAGTATTCAAAGCTAATAAAGTAACTACCTCTATCATAGATTTAGGTGGAAACATCTACGTTCAAGGCAATAATCCTAATGGCAACAAGTGGAATGTTGGAATTCAAGATCCATTTTCGCCTCGAGGAAGTGTTATTGGGAAGCTCCCTGAATCTAATATGTCGATTGTAACTTCTGGCATTTATGAACGCTACCTTGAAGTGGATGGTAAAACATATCACCATATTTTAGATCCAAAAACAGGATATCCGTTTGATAATGATATTGCTGGAGTGTCCATCGTATCTAAAAAATCAATTGATGGCGACGGCCTATCCACCGCTACTTTCTCCAAAGGGATTAAAGGTGGAATGGACTATATTGAACAATTCGAAGGTGTAGATGCCATTTTCATCAGTAAAGAGAAAAAAGTATACGAAACTTCTGGTTTAAAAGGTCAATTCGAATTAACAGACAAAAATTTCCAAATGGATACGTTGAAAAAATAA
- the pplA gene encoding extracellular electron transfer flavoprotein PplA: MKLKKVAMGITVVMASSLLLVGCGSSDDSSKDKKSTDTKQTETKKTAKTDGTMTDGTYKLEEKNFDDKGWKAFMSIEVKDGKITKANYDYKNKDGELKSEDADYEKAMKAKVGTGPQEYLKQLSDSLVKNQAAASVEVVSGATHSSDAFINYANQLIQAAQRADTTTISINNLAKMEDGTYKLEEQNYAHGYRVVFSMDVKDGKITKSDYNYVDKDGKLKSDDAEYEKNMKAKSGTGPKEYIPALNKSLVEKQDVAAVDTVSGATNSSNQFKIYAAQLQNAAQNGNTDTIKVYNLVEAE, encoded by the coding sequence ATGAAATTGAAAAAAGTAGCAATGGGTATTACCGTAGTAATGGCTTCAAGCCTATTACTAGTAGGTTGCGGTAGTAGCGACGACAGCAGCAAAGACAAGAAGAGCACAGACACAAAACAAACAGAAACAAAGAAAACAGCTAAAACTGACGGTACTATGACTGATGGTACTTACAAATTAGAAGAAAAGAATTTCGACGACAAAGGCTGGAAAGCTTTCATGTCAATCGAAGTTAAAGATGGTAAAATTACTAAAGCTAACTACGATTACAAAAACAAAGATGGCGAATTAAAATCTGAAGATGCAGACTACGAAAAAGCAATGAAAGCTAAAGTAGGTACTGGTCCTCAAGAATACTTGAAACAATTAAGCGATTCTTTAGTTAAAAATCAAGCAGCAGCATCTGTAGAAGTAGTTTCAGGAGCAACTCATTCTTCTGACGCTTTCATCAACTATGCTAACCAATTAATCCAAGCAGCTCAAAGAGCAGATACAACTACAATTTCCATCAATAACCTAGCTAAAATGGAAGATGGAACTTATAAACTTGAAGAACAAAACTACGCACATGGTTACCGTGTAGTATTCAGCATGGACGTTAAAGATGGTAAAATTACTAAATCTGACTACAACTATGTTGACAAAGACGGCAAACTTAAATCAGACGACGCTGAATATGAGAAAAACATGAAAGCTAAATCTGGTACTGGTCCAAAAGAATACATCCCAGCACTTAACAAATCTCTTGTTGAAAAACAAGACGTTGCTGCAGTAGACACTGTTTCTGGTGCTACTAACTCTTCTAACCAATTCAAAATCTACGCAGCTCAACTTCAAAATGCTGCACAAAATGGTAACACTGATACAATCAAAGTGTATAACCTAGTAGAAGCTGAATAA